One Falco peregrinus isolate bFalPer1 chromosome 6, bFalPer1.pri, whole genome shotgun sequence DNA segment encodes these proteins:
- the RLIG1 gene encoding uncharacterized protein C12orf29 homolog isoform X1: MSRRGAVQRKVPCLFVTEVKEEPSAKRERQPFKVLATETLTGKALEADIYNAIPTEKVDGTCCYVTTYKGQPYLWARLDRKPNKQAEKRFKRFLYSLEDCKEFVWNVEEDFKPVPDTWIPAKDIEFSNGSPLPDENGHMPGWVPVEKNSKQYCWHSSVVNYDAEIALVLKHHADPGLLEISPVPLSEISEQTLELIGTNINANPYGLGSKKQPIHLLVPHGAFEIKNPPTLKQNDILSWFEGCSEGKVEGIVWHCHDGCLIKLHRHHLGLRWPLAETYLNSQPVVISFNTTKYDSDFEPKSLFHHFSNLDGQRFDRLKDIKFDA, from the exons ATGAGCCGCCGAGGCGCGGTGCAGCGCAAGGTGCCGTGTCTGTTCGTGACCGAAGTGAAGGAGGAGCCGTCGGCCAAGCGGGAACGCCAG CCATTTAAAGTTTTGGCAACTGAAACTCTAACTGGAAAGGCGTTAGAGGCAGATATATACAATGCAATTCCTACTGAAAAGGTGGACGGAACCTGCTGTTATGTAACTACCTATAAAG GGCAACCATATCTATGGGCGAGGCTGGATcgaaaacccaacaaacaagctgaaaaaagaTTTAAACGATTCTTGTATTCATTGGAAGATTGCAAAG AATTTGTTTGGAATGTTGAAGAGGATTTCAAGCCTGTTCCAGATACTTGGATTCCAGCAAAGGACATAGAGTTCTCTAATGGCAGTCCTTTGCCCGATGAAAATGGACATATGCCAG GTTGGGTACCTGTGGAGAAGAATAGTAAGCAGTATTGCTGGCACTCATCTGTTGTAAATTATGATGCTGAAATAGCGCTGGTATTGAAACACCATGCTGACCCAGGCCTTCTGGAAATCAGTCCGGTGCCATTATCAGAAATTTCAGAACAAACATTGGAGCTTATTGGCACTAATATTAATGCAAATCCATATG GATTAGGAAGCAAGAAGCAACCTATACATCTTCTTGTACCCCATGGagcatttgaaataaagaaCCCACCtactttgaaacaaaatgaCATACTGTCTTGGTTTGAAGGCTGCAGCGAGGGTAAAGTTGAAGGAATTGTGTGGCACTGCCATGATGGGTGTTTAATCAAG ctcCATCGTCATCATCTTGGTTTACGCTGGCCGCTTGCAGAGACATACCTGAATTCTCAGCCtgttgtaatttcttttaatacaaCTAAGTATGACTCTGACTTTGAACCTAAGAGTTTGTTTCACCATTTCTCAAACTTGGATGGTCAAAGATTTGACAGACTGAAAGATATCAAGTTTGATGCTTga
- the RLIG1 gene encoding uncharacterized protein C12orf29 homolog isoform X2: protein MSRRGAVQRKPFKVLATETLTGKALEADIYNAIPTEKVDGTCCYVTTYKGQPYLWARLDRKPNKQAEKRFKRFLYSLEDCKEFVWNVEEDFKPVPDTWIPAKDIEFSNGSPLPDENGHMPGWVPVEKNSKQYCWHSSVVNYDAEIALVLKHHADPGLLEISPVPLSEISEQTLELIGTNINANPYGLGSKKQPIHLLVPHGAFEIKNPPTLKQNDILSWFEGCSEGKVEGIVWHCHDGCLIKLHRHHLGLRWPLAETYLNSQPVVISFNTTKYDSDFEPKSLFHHFSNLDGQRFDRLKDIKFDA from the exons ATGAGCCGCCGAGGCGCGGTGCAGCGCAAG CCATTTAAAGTTTTGGCAACTGAAACTCTAACTGGAAAGGCGTTAGAGGCAGATATATACAATGCAATTCCTACTGAAAAGGTGGACGGAACCTGCTGTTATGTAACTACCTATAAAG GGCAACCATATCTATGGGCGAGGCTGGATcgaaaacccaacaaacaagctgaaaaaagaTTTAAACGATTCTTGTATTCATTGGAAGATTGCAAAG AATTTGTTTGGAATGTTGAAGAGGATTTCAAGCCTGTTCCAGATACTTGGATTCCAGCAAAGGACATAGAGTTCTCTAATGGCAGTCCTTTGCCCGATGAAAATGGACATATGCCAG GTTGGGTACCTGTGGAGAAGAATAGTAAGCAGTATTGCTGGCACTCATCTGTTGTAAATTATGATGCTGAAATAGCGCTGGTATTGAAACACCATGCTGACCCAGGCCTTCTGGAAATCAGTCCGGTGCCATTATCAGAAATTTCAGAACAAACATTGGAGCTTATTGGCACTAATATTAATGCAAATCCATATG GATTAGGAAGCAAGAAGCAACCTATACATCTTCTTGTACCCCATGGagcatttgaaataaagaaCCCACCtactttgaaacaaaatgaCATACTGTCTTGGTTTGAAGGCTGCAGCGAGGGTAAAGTTGAAGGAATTGTGTGGCACTGCCATGATGGGTGTTTAATCAAG ctcCATCGTCATCATCTTGGTTTACGCTGGCCGCTTGCAGAGACATACCTGAATTCTCAGCCtgttgtaatttcttttaatacaaCTAAGTATGACTCTGACTTTGAACCTAAGAGTTTGTTTCACCATTTCTCAAACTTGGATGGTCAAAGATTTGACAGACTGAAAGATATCAAGTTTGATGCTTga